The following coding sequences are from one Nitrospirota bacterium window:
- a CDS encoding AAA family ATPase, translating to MSDHRDPNERDKRKAGGKEQVTGQGSSSPNDPLVLIDDCLASLPDDDPRQKILYKLRHLILQEGAAHQQREAEFKKLSEVVGKLTAPANRIGTLLELPADGLARIVVGGAEYYTNVDPRVAPAELKIGTQILVNEAYALIKTLGYDRNGPVLKVSDTLPDGRIRFEQEPGRQALILQRGSDLVGVELKAGDEVRIDPSHRIAIERLEDRQADRHLLDEVPTVTWEQIGGQKAAIEAIRKAIEYPLLHAKTFEQFKFTQPKGFLLYGPPGCGKTLIGQAAAASLSKLVGDSQEAQASPDRPKVTGGAFLHVKGPEILNMWLGESERIVRDLFAQARARRKAGLLPFIFIDEAESILGTRRAMRSFNINNTLVPMFCSEMDGIESLRDVVIILASNRPDLIDPAVLRPGRIDRKIKVARPGREEAADILKVYLTADLPLDRSLLASHGGSQEAACQALLTQATEAIFGKTDSNRLLSVRLRNGQHKVLYRADLVSGAILASIVQRAKERAIERVIGAAGSEAGLTKDDLMISIDAEFREGEMLPPDDAAEEWLKLLDHHPEQVVGISSFRKGRPAEERLIGQII from the coding sequence ATGAGCGACCATCGAGACCCGAATGAACGAGATAAAAGGAAGGCCGGAGGAAAAGAACAAGTAACGGGACAGGGCTCCTCCTCGCCGAACGATCCCCTGGTCTTGATCGACGACTGTTTAGCCTCCCTGCCGGACGACGATCCACGGCAGAAGATCCTCTACAAGCTCCGTCATCTGATACTGCAGGAAGGGGCGGCCCACCAGCAACGGGAAGCGGAATTCAAGAAACTCAGCGAGGTGGTAGGCAAGCTGACCGCGCCGGCCAACCGGATCGGCACCTTGTTGGAGCTGCCGGCGGACGGCTTGGCCCGCATCGTCGTGGGCGGGGCCGAGTATTACACGAATGTGGACCCGCGCGTGGCGCCGGCCGAGCTCAAGATCGGCACGCAAATCCTGGTGAACGAGGCCTATGCCCTGATCAAGACGCTCGGCTACGACCGCAATGGTCCGGTGCTGAAGGTTTCGGATACCTTGCCGGACGGGCGCATCCGCTTCGAGCAGGAGCCGGGTCGCCAGGCCTTGATCCTCCAACGGGGGAGCGACCTGGTCGGGGTGGAGCTCAAGGCCGGCGACGAGGTGCGGATCGACCCGAGCCACCGCATCGCCATCGAGCGGCTGGAGGACCGGCAAGCAGACCGCCATCTGCTGGACGAAGTGCCGACCGTCACCTGGGAGCAGATCGGCGGGCAGAAGGCCGCGATCGAGGCCATCCGTAAGGCCATCGAATATCCCCTGCTCCATGCCAAGACCTTCGAGCAGTTCAAGTTCACCCAGCCCAAGGGCTTCCTCCTCTATGGCCCTCCCGGCTGCGGCAAGACGCTGATCGGCCAGGCGGCAGCGGCGAGCCTGTCCAAACTCGTGGGGGACTCCCAAGAAGCCCAGGCTTCACCGGACAGGCCCAAGGTCACAGGCGGGGCTTTTCTCCACGTCAAAGGCCCCGAGATCCTCAACATGTGGCTGGGCGAATCGGAACGGATCGTCCGCGATCTGTTCGCCCAGGCCCGCGCGCGCCGCAAGGCCGGCTTGCTGCCCTTCATCTTCATCGATGAGGCCGAGTCCATCCTGGGCACCCGCCGGGCCATGCGATCGTTCAATATCAACAATACGCTCGTGCCGATGTTCTGTTCGGAAATGGACGGCATCGAGTCGCTACGCGACGTGGTGATCATCTTGGCCTCCAACCGGCCGGACCTGATCGACCCGGCGGTGCTACGGCCGGGACGGATCGACCGCAAGATTAAGGTGGCTCGCCCTGGTCGCGAGGAAGCGGCGGACATCCTGAAGGTCTACCTGACGGCCGACTTGCCGCTGGACCGGTCGCTGCTGGCTTCGCACGGCGGCAGCCAGGAGGCTGCCTGCCAGGCTCTGCTGACGCAGGCGACGGAGGCGATCTTCGGCAAGACCGATTCCAACCGGCTCCTCTCCGTCCGCCTCCGCAACGGCCAGCACAAGGTGCTCTACCGGGCCGATCTGGTCAGCGGGGCCATCCTGGCGTCCATCGTCCAGCGGGCCAAGGAACGGGCCATTGAAAGGGTGATCGGTGCGGCAGGGAGCGAAGCGGGATTGACCAAAGACGATCTGATGATTTCGATCGACGCCGAGTTTCGTGAAGGGGAAATGCTCCCGCCGGACGACGCGGCGGAGGAGTGGCTCAAGCTCCTAGACCACCACCCGGAACAAGTGGTGGGGATTTCCTCGTTCCGCAAGGGCCGGCCGGCGGAAGAGCGGCTGATCGGCCAGATCATTTAA
- a CDS encoding peptidase, producing MRLFGLETEYGITREDLDQVDPVVESMDLVRAYLTASFERTWDYQGEDPHEDARGFRVSGLQQDKEEDEFAKQDAHRPFSFYEMKSDLVLPNGARFYNDHTHPEYSTPECRTLRDLIAHDRAGERIVQRAADRRNRALGGPHVQLYKNNTDFHGHSYGCHDNYLLLRSVPFPALVQGLLPFLVSRQIIAGAGKVGIEAQESGFQPGRYQLSQRADFMETELSVDTMHNRPILNTRDEPHADRTRFRRLHLIVGDANMCEYATALKVGTTRLVLDLIELGQAPAIQLDEPVAAIKVLSQDPDLKALVRRNGGGTISGLEIQSLYQQAAQQHLSGSDEETDWVIREWGETLRLLQSDRSRLVGLLDWVTKLWLLDAFMEAEHVAWDDPWLTSLDLEYHNVNQARGLFLGLEAEGKTRRLATEVEIEQALREGPADTRGGIRGLCVRRFPDQVKSVQWEQVRFKGLLKPHTLDMGDLFEPDRVQELGRILAKAASPSEALTEWKERKDRQP from the coding sequence ATGCGTTTATTTGGCCTCGAAACCGAGTACGGGATCACGCGCGAAGATCTGGACCAGGTTGATCCGGTCGTGGAGTCCATGGACCTGGTGCGGGCCTACCTGACTGCATCCTTCGAGCGGACCTGGGACTACCAGGGGGAAGACCCCCATGAAGACGCCCGCGGCTTCCGCGTCTCCGGCTTGCAGCAGGACAAGGAAGAGGACGAGTTCGCCAAACAGGACGCCCACCGGCCCTTTTCCTTCTATGAGATGAAGAGCGATCTGGTCCTGCCGAACGGCGCGCGGTTCTACAACGATCATACCCATCCCGAATACTCCACCCCCGAATGCCGGACCCTGCGCGACCTGATCGCCCACGACCGGGCCGGCGAGCGGATCGTGCAGCGGGCGGCGGACCGGCGTAACCGGGCCCTGGGCGGCCCGCACGTGCAACTGTACAAGAACAACACCGACTTCCACGGCCACAGCTACGGCTGCCACGACAACTACCTGCTCCTGCGATCCGTCCCGTTCCCAGCGCTTGTCCAGGGCCTCCTGCCGTTTCTGGTCAGCCGCCAGATCATTGCCGGAGCCGGCAAGGTGGGCATCGAGGCTCAGGAGAGCGGATTCCAGCCGGGACGGTATCAACTGTCGCAGCGGGCGGACTTCATGGAAACCGAGTTGAGCGTGGACACGATGCACAACCGGCCGATCTTGAACACGCGCGACGAGCCCCACGCGGACCGGACCCGCTTCCGGCGGCTCCACCTGATCGTCGGCGACGCGAACATGTGCGAGTATGCGACCGCCTTGAAGGTGGGAACGACTCGACTTGTCCTGGACCTGATCGAACTGGGCCAGGCCCCCGCAATACAGCTCGACGAGCCTGTGGCCGCCATCAAGGTCCTCTCGCAGGACCCGGACTTGAAAGCGCTGGTGCGCCGAAACGGCGGCGGCACGATCTCCGGGCTGGAGATTCAAAGCCTCTATCAGCAAGCGGCGCAGCAACACCTTTCCGGCTCGGACGAGGAAACCGACTGGGTGATCCGCGAATGGGGCGAGACCTTGCGGCTGCTACAGAGCGACCGGAGCCGGCTCGTCGGCCTGCTGGACTGGGTCACCAAGCTCTGGCTCCTGGACGCGTTCATGGAGGCCGAACATGTTGCCTGGGACGACCCCTGGCTGACGAGCCTGGACCTGGAATATCATAATGTGAATCAGGCACGGGGCCTCTTTCTCGGCCTGGAGGCCGAAGGCAAGACGAGGCGGCTTGCAACCGAGGTGGAAATCGAGCAAGCTCTGCGCGAAGGGCCGGCGGACACCCGCGGCGGGATCAGGGGACTCTGCGTCCGGCGGTTTCCGGACCAAGTTAAATCGGTACAATGGGAACAGGTGCGGTTCAAGGGACTGCTGAAGCCGCATACCCTCGACATGGGCGACCTGTTCGAGCCGGATCGAGTGCAGGAGCTGGGACGGATTCTGGCCAAGGCCGCCTCTCCGTCGGAGGCCTTGACGGAGTGGAAGGAAAGAAAGGATCGGCAACCATGA
- a CDS encoding NAD(P)/FAD-dependent oxidoreductase — MSQYDVIVIGAGGAGLMCALQAARRGRRVLALDHAPKIGKKILISGGGRCNFTNLHASPANFVSHNPHFCKSALARFTPDDFIQMVKDHDIPFHEKKLGQLFCDRSARDIVAMLVQDCEKAGVTFQLDCLVQTVTKPDRFLVETSRGSFSGESLVVATGGPSVPDTGATDFGYGLARQFGLALVEPAPALVGLTWSEPDLRSFGDLAGVSAETVVTCRQASFRENILFTHRGLSGPAILQASLYWNQGDPITIDLSPDFDLTTWLLEAKRLGEKTELKTWLASRLPKRLAEKFCALYLPSKPLVQLADKDLASFAQRLHRWTVTPSGTEGFKKAEVTRGGVDTDSLSSRTMEAKQVPGLYFIGEVVDVTGQLGGYNFQWAWASGFAAGQSV, encoded by the coding sequence ATGTCCCAATATGACGTCATCGTGATCGGGGCCGGCGGGGCCGGCCTCATGTGCGCCCTACAAGCGGCCAGACGAGGCAGACGGGTGCTGGCGCTCGACCATGCGCCGAAGATCGGCAAAAAGATCCTGATTTCAGGCGGCGGCCGCTGCAACTTCACCAACCTCCATGCAAGCCCGGCCAACTTCGTTTCGCACAATCCTCATTTCTGCAAGTCGGCTCTGGCCCGCTTCACCCCAGACGATTTCATACAGATGGTGAAGGACCACGACATTCCGTTTCACGAGAAGAAGCTGGGACAGTTGTTTTGCGACCGCTCCGCGCGAGATATCGTCGCCATGCTGGTCCAGGACTGCGAGAAGGCCGGCGTGACGTTCCAGCTCGACTGCCTGGTGCAGACCGTCACGAAACCCGACCGGTTTCTCGTGGAGACTTCTCGGGGCTCATTCTCGGGCGAGTCGCTGGTGGTCGCCACAGGCGGCCCTTCTGTGCCTGACACGGGCGCCACGGATTTCGGCTATGGACTCGCCAGACAGTTCGGGCTGGCCCTCGTCGAACCGGCGCCGGCCTTGGTCGGGCTCACCTGGAGCGAACCCGACCTCCGTTCGTTCGGCGATCTGGCCGGCGTCTCGGCCGAGACGGTCGTCACCTGTCGGCAGGCATCCTTCCGGGAAAATATCCTGTTCACGCACCGCGGCCTGAGCGGCCCGGCGATTCTCCAGGCCTCCCTCTATTGGAACCAAGGCGACCCGATCACGATCGACCTGTCGCCGGACTTCGATTTGACCACCTGGCTCCTGGAGGCCAAGCGCCTTGGCGAGAAAACCGAGTTGAAGACATGGCTGGCCTCACGTCTACCTAAACGGCTAGCTGAAAAGTTTTGCGCCCTGTATCTGCCGTCAAAACCCCTGGTGCAACTGGCGGACAAGGACCTGGCCTCCTTCGCCCAACGGCTTCACCGGTGGACCGTCACGCCGAGCGGCACCGAGGGGTTCAAGAAAGCCGAGGTCACCAGGGGCGGGGTGGATACGGACTCACTCTCCTCCCGAACCATGGAAGCCAAGCAAGTCCCAGGTCTCTATTTCATCGGGGAGGTCGTGGACGTGACCGGCCAACTGGGCGGGTATAATTTCCAATGGGCCTGGGCGTCAGGTTTCGCGGCTGGCCAGTCTGTGTAA
- a CDS encoding MBL fold metallo-hydrolase — MRVTFWGVRGSLPSPTAPQALITRTRDLLHAFFSAGNRGAEDIDRFLGSLPPQQIGGYGGNTLCLDVQTETQQVIIDAGSGLRLLGYELLKGPCGQGQGEVHLLFTHFHWDHLIGLPFFTPLFIPGNKIHLYAVEPDLPEVLRTLFRKPNFPVPLERIGGTVVYHRLPPRQPTQLGDLTVTPYRLDHPDPCWGYRFAHRGKVFSHCADTECTRMSREDLGPDLPLYQGADLMVFDAQYSIMEVVEKVDWGHAAALIGLDLAISEGIKKVRFIHHEPASSDDKIAEAEARTREYYERQKKTAREKNLPFHEVDWCFAREGTSVEV; from the coding sequence ATGCGCGTCACATTCTGGGGCGTCCGCGGCTCGCTCCCCTCGCCTACCGCGCCGCAAGCTCTGATTACGAGAACGCGCGACCTGCTCCACGCCTTCTTTTCCGCCGGGAACCGGGGTGCCGAGGATATCGACCGTTTCCTGGGCTCTCTGCCTCCCCAACAGATCGGCGGCTATGGAGGCAATACCCTCTGCCTCGACGTGCAGACCGAGACCCAGCAGGTTATCATCGACGCAGGCAGCGGGCTCCGCTTGTTGGGCTACGAACTGCTGAAGGGCCCCTGCGGCCAGGGCCAGGGCGAAGTCCACCTCCTGTTCACCCATTTCCACTGGGATCACCTGATCGGGCTGCCGTTCTTCACGCCTCTCTTCATCCCGGGCAACAAGATCCATCTCTACGCCGTCGAGCCGGACCTGCCCGAGGTGTTGCGCACGCTCTTCCGCAAGCCGAATTTTCCCGTGCCGCTCGAACGAATCGGAGGCACAGTGGTGTATCACCGGTTGCCGCCCCGTCAGCCGACGCAACTGGGCGATCTGACGGTCACGCCCTACCGGCTGGACCATCCGGACCCCTGTTGGGGCTACCGCTTCGCACATCGAGGCAAGGTCTTTTCTCACTGTGCGGATACCGAGTGTACGCGTATGAGCCGGGAGGACCTCGGTCCGGACCTGCCCTTGTACCAGGGGGCGGACCTGATGGTGTTCGACGCCCAGTACTCCATTATGGAGGTGGTCGAGAAGGTGGACTGGGGGCACGCGGCCGCGCTGATCGGGCTGGACCTGGCGATCAGCGAAGGGATCAAGAAGGTGCGCTTTATCCATCACGAGCCGGCCTCGTCGGATGACAAGATCGCCGAGGCCGAGGCGCGGACCCGCGAGTATTACGAACGGCAGAAGAAAACGGCGCGGGAAAAAAACCTTCCGTTCCACGAAGTCGACTGGTGCTTTGCCCGAGAAGGCACGTCGGTCGAGGTCTAG